A region of the Peredibacter starrii genome:
TATAAAGTAAGGCAGGATTCAACTCCGTCGGCCAATATTGCTTCGGCCACATTCTATGGAGAGTTCTTACAGAATGCGCTTATCACCATTCCAAATTGTGGAGATGCTAAGTTTATCTACATCAATGAAACGACCCATCCACCCTTAGTTGATAGTCCTGAGTGGCAACTTTGTAATACGACTAAAGGTGGAATCGTTCATAAGAATCTTTCTCAAGGTGCTCATGAATTAAAGATCTGGACCAAGGATGAGTACGATAATATCTCAACTGGTTACTTAAAACTTAATACTACGATTACCAGTATTGCTTATCAACCTCCTGGTGTTCTCTATTACACGCTGGATGATAACCAAACTCATATTGCTGATGTGTTTGATATCTTCTCTGGTCAGACAGCGTTTTCAATGGGGGCCGATCCTAGTCAGATCGCAATTCAGAACGAAGGTTATCGCTTTGTCCGCGCTTCATCTGATTTTATAGAAAGAAAATACGCATACAACGCTCAACCAAAAGAGCAAGTATCTATGTCCATTTGGGTCAACCTCACTGCGAACGATAACCGTCAGCAGGTCCTTGGAGGAACTTTCTCAACTGGCCATGGTTATGGAATTGAAATTAACCAGGCCTCAAACGAATTACGATTCAAAGTAAGTACCGGTTTCGGAGTGAGAAATGCTGCGATTCTGACCAGTGCTTATACTTCAGGTTTCCATAACATCATTGGTACCTATGATGGTCAGGTCGTCAAACTTTATCTCGATGGTAACGTCGTTGATACTCACGATTATGGAAGTGTTTCTTCAGTTCAGTATCAGTGTCTGGGCTCCTTCATGGTTGGTGCCGGTTCCTCATGTAATACTGGCCCGGTCGCAGGAACTCATTTTGATGGTGTACTGGATGAAATCGTAGTGTGGGACTCGGCCCTGACGGCCTCAACGATTTATGACTTCTTCAACGGTCAAGACACTGTTCCACCTGAACCAGTGCCAGTTACTCCAAAAAATAATGACTACAATGTGGGCATTCCAATTGCTCGCTTCAATGTTTCAGATTGTAATGACATTGCTTCCGTTTATGTGAGCTTAACCGATACAGCTCCACTTTCTGATGTGGCCAACTGGCAGGCCTGTACAACTTCAGGTGATAAGATCAGATCGCCGCTCCTGGAGAGTGGTGTTAACAATGTAAAAGTCTGGTTTAAAGACATGGCCGGTAACGTATCACTTACTAGCTATGATCTGGCGATGAATTTTATCTATGACTTTACTATCCCAGATCCTAATTCGTATTGGACGCTGGATAAAGTAAACGTTGATGGTGCAGTGGCCTTCGATGTCGTTAATGCTAAAAACGGTATCATCACCGGTGCAGTTGAGACGGTCGGTAAAGTTGATGAAGGTAGAAGTTTTATTGGCGCGGATGAATTTATTGAAGTGCCTTTTGATTCTTCTTTCCAACCTCAGAACCAAGTCACTCTTTCAGCATGGTTTAAAGTTCCAAGTTTTGGAGTGGCGGAAAGAGTTCTCGTTGGGAATTTTAATAATGGCGGTTACGCACTTGTTCTTCAGAACAATGGTCTTCATTTTAGAGTGAGAGTGGGTGGGGCGACTGAAGTTATTACAACTTCAACTGGCGGACTTGCGACAGATACCTGGCACCACGTAGTGGGAATCTATGATAACGGAACGCTTCGTCTGTTTGTAAATGGAGCTGAAATTCTTCCAAGTGTAAGCGCTGCCGCCACAAACAAAGACATCGAATACGCAAACTCTAACTCCCTAGTGATGGGAGCAGGAGCTCCGGCCGCCACCGGAAACAGTGGAAGCTTCTTAACCGGTGGTCTGGATGAAGTGGCCTTCTGGGACACGGCCCTTTCTGATACAGTCGTTGCGGAAATCTATGACCGTGGTATGGAAGGGGACCAGGTTTACTATAATGTGACCCCTCCAGAAATTCCGATTAACTTAAATATCACTTACTATAACTCACTCGTTTCTCGAGCGAACTTAAGTGTGAACAGTTGTACAGACCTTGATTATATTATCGTGACCAAGGATGAGTTCCCACCTGATAAGAACGACCCTGACTGGCAACGTTGTAACACTCTTGTGGGTGGTCTTCTTTCAAAAGAGCTAGAGACATCTGATTCATTCGGGAAGCTTTGGACCAAGGACAATTACGGTAACGTTTCAAGAACGTTTGAATATGTGCCTATTTCTACTCCATACGATAAACCAATTTCTCGTCCGGTGGTTCATTGGACCTTTGATAACGCTCACTATGTTGCGGGAACAAAAACTGCCTTCGATCGCCTGAGCCAGATTAACTTAAAGAGTGAAACATTGATGAAGGCCTCTGGGGATGCTTGTCAGCACTTCCAGGGCATTGATCCGAATAATAGTGCCTTATTAACTAACCAAGCAGGGGTCCTTAATCAGGCCTTTACGTTTGGTATCATGAATACCTATAAGAACCCAACCATCCTTCGTTCGAATCATCCGAGTAACTCTAAGTTAAAACCGTTGAATAAACTTTCCGTGGCCGCTTGGGTCTATATCGTAGGTAATACTGCCTCTCAAGATAAACACATTGTGAGTAACCTCTATAACGGTAAAGGCTGGGCACTTAGAATTCAGGCCGCCAACGTAGATGACAGGGGTCTTCGTTTCACCGTCATCACGAATCAGGGAACAGTCGAGCCGTATCTTGAGACCAAAAACATTGCCACCGGCTGGCACTTAGTGGTTGGTACCTATGATGGTCAGAAAGCATCTCTGTTCATGGATGGTATTTTTGTTAAGTCCTTCTCACTCCCGGCACCCGGACAAATTCTTTATGAACCAGGTGTAAATACCTTCGTAGGCTCACAAGCTTCTTTAACTAATTTACCGACTCGTTGGGAAACTTACAGAGCAGAACTAGTTTGTGGAGCGGCCTCGGGGGTCAATACCGGTAACATTCTTAATAACTCTTATTACGAAAATAAAATTGATGAAATTATCGTGTGGGAAAAGAGTTTAAGTAAATTGGAAGTGTCGTCGCTTTATCACAACGGTGCGGACATTCTTTATGCTTCTGATACAGTTCCTCCTACTCTGGCATCTCTCACACTTGAAAATACTCGTCCTAACATGTTCTCGAACAAGGCCTACTTCTCACTTAGTTCTTGTAACCTTGCGGGCCCATTAAATAACGTTATCTCTGGTGTTCTGGTTAACGAAGGAACACGACCGGATAAACAAGACGAGCGTTGGGAATCATGTCGTACTCGTCTGGGATCGTTTGGTCTGGAAAATCTCACTCCTGGTGGTCATACCATTACAGTGTGGTTCAAAGACCTTGCTGGTAACGTCACTCCGGTTTCATCAGATCTAGTGGTGGATTTTATCGATGGCCTTCTTCCTTCTGCCAACGCTGTATGGCCATTGGACGCGACTCATACGATTTCAAAATACTCTCGTGATGTGATTGATAACAAGGTTCATGATTTACTACTGGTAAATATCGATACTCCACTTAACCCGGATGCTCATGCGGTAACGGGGAAGGTGAATGAAGGTATTGATCTGGCCGCGACATCTACCACCAACGGTGCGTTCATGTCAGCGACTTCAACTAAGCTCCTTCGTCCCGTGAACTACTTTTCGGTGGGGGGATGGTTTAGTCTTACTCAAGGTGATGCGACGACAAGAGTACTGGTGGATCATCATACTTATTCTTCGGCCACAGTCCGCAGTGGTTACAAACTCTACATGACTGGTGGCCAACTTCGTTTAACAACTGAATTAGATATCGCTGGAACGATCACCATGTCTGCTCCAATGGCCTCAATCACCACTGGCTGGCACCACGTAGTAGGTGTGTTCACTGGTTGGGAAATGAAGCTCTATATAGATGGAGTGCAAGTAGGGACGAGTGGTCTTTTGGCGGAGAGAGACTTTATTCGTTATGATATTCTGACTGACTTCCGTGTGGGAGCTGAGTCAGAGAACAATGTGAATCCAATTTCTTTCTTTGACGGCATGGTGGATGAAATCGCCCTTTGGGGATTTGACATGACCCCTGCGCAAGTTACGAGTGTTGTTAATGCTCCTAACAGTAACTCTCATATTTATGCCGCTCTCCCTGCACCAAATAACGTAGATAATGCTTTTATCTATCACTACGATAATTTTGGCTCTCGCGCGAGAATGACCATTCTTGATTGTACGAACACTCCCTATGTTTATGTGAACGCCCAGAATGCTGGTGCTCCTCATCCGGCGGATCCGGACTGGAGAAATTGTCAGGCAGGTCCGGGTGCCATCATTTCGGCGAAATTGCCTCTTAATACGACCTATGTAGATGTTTATGCCAAAAACTCTGATGGTATTGTATCAAGCGCTCCGGGAAGAAAAGAGATTCTTCCGGTCCTCTATGATTATGATCTGACTCTACCAATTACTTATTTATCTTTTAACGAAGAACATTTCACGACCGTTGAGCGTGACTTTATCATTAATGCTGCCGGCACTCGTACCGGTACTCCGGTCAGACAATCTAATAATGATGGTGATGCACTCTTATTAACTGCCGCTCAGGCGGTTGATACGAACACGGCAAAAATTTATGATCTTCGAGATGGATTGTCTTTTGGCCTTTGGGTGGATCTGACTCAAAACGATTCTTCCACTAGAAGAATCGTTGCCCGCAACGGTTCGGCGGTTCTGGACGATACAAGCCTTCTACTCGAAGGTGGATATCTAAAATTTAAATTGAATGTTCCACTTGTGACAGATTATATGCGCTCAACTCAAACAGTTGAGGCGCGCTATCCTACGTCTCAAATCTCGACGGGTAAACATTTTGTCGTTGCCACTTATGATGGCTTTGATATGAAGCTTTATCTTGATTCCACTTTAGTGGCCGCTGAGAACATAGGGGATAGAAACTATAATCCAACTATTAAACGAATTGTTGATATGGATGGTATAGGTGGATTTAAAGTTGGTCTGGGAATTGTGGGGCAGGTCGATGAATTCATGGTCTTTGACCGTCCAATCACAGAAAAAGAAATCATCGCCTGGTATCGTCGTTATAGCGATGCCATCACTCCGGGTGACACGACTCCACCGGCCCAGGGCCGTGGCATTAGTGTCTTTGCTTCGACCTTTGGTACTAACTGGCCAACAGATAATAGTAATCCATATTTTACGATCGATAACTGCTCAGACATTAATGGTATCTATATCAGCTTAAGTGCCACTCCTCCTGCCTTCGATGCCCAAGGTTGGCAGAACTGTACGACACTTGAGGCCTATCTGAAGAGTCCGACTCTGAATGCTGGTTCAAACACTGTTTACTTCTACTATCGTGATGCTCACGGAAACGTTTCTGCCGGCCAGCCGGTAGAAGTAGTTTACACCGTTCCTCCTCGTCCAAATCCGGTCGCGTACTGGAACTTCGATGATGACTCCATGGTGGGTGAGAAGAACTTTGAGCCAGTGAACTGGCAAATGGCCCATACCTATGCCATTACTCCAAGTGACTATGTTGCTGGTGGAGTAGGCCGCGCCATTCAGTTTGATGGTCTCAGAAAATATGTTGAAGTAGAGAATAACCCGGTCATTAAACCAGTAGATGAGCTTTCCATTAATTTCTGGATCAATGTTCCCACACTGATTGCGGATCGTGGGGCCAAAACTATTTTAAGTACTCGAAGTGTAGGACATGAAGGTTATGAGATTCGTTGGTCATGTAACGTTCCTACTTTATTCGATGCGACCACTGCACTGACCGCATGTCCTCCCACTGATTTATATCGATATGAGTTTTTCGAATTTATCTTGAATGTAAATGGTCAGGACGTCGTACTGGATTATCCTCAGAACCAGCTTGGTACTGGACCAATGTTCATCAGCGCGACCTTTGACGGTCGTTATATGAAGCTCTACAAGAACGGAAATCTTCTTCGCAAGAAAGATCTGGGTTATGAGGGGATGATTACTTATAACGCTTCAAAAAATACCTCTCTGACAATTGGTGCACGAGCAGGTGATTTTGAAAAACCAGTGGGTGGATACTTCAGAGGTGTGATCGATGAGGTGATGATTTATAACACCGCCCTTTATCAGGCCCATATCACTGACATCTATAACAACTTTATTTTGACCAATACTCGTATCTACAATCCGGGTCTGGCGGTTATTACTCCTCCAAATTCTCGAACTACCATCTATGAACCGGGTAAAAAATCTTACGGTTCTCGTCTAAAACTAACGGTTTCCGATTGTACAGATATGAATATGGTGCTGGTGAATAATTCTCTAACTGCTCCTGCGGCCAACGATGAGAACTGGCAACCATGTAACACAATGGCCGGCGGTATCACATCAGCTCCGATGAATTACAATACAACTGTGACACCTAGAGTGTGGGCGAAGTCCTTCACGGGACAGGTGAGTGCGGGATCCGGAACGGCAAATGGTGAAACATTTGTGATGTCTAATTTCGTGACTGACATTCCTCGTCCAAAGATCACGTGGACCATGGACTCTACTTTCTCTGGACACACCATCGGCAATGAAGTTCGTGACTCATTATCTTGGTCAGATGGTGCTCTTGATTTGATTGGAACCCCAACTTCAACGGTAACTCAACTATCCGGAACATTCAGTATTGCTCCAGGCACTGATATGGTTTCTGGTAACTCAACTTCTTTTTTGGGTGAATTAGAGGTCGGTGACCGAATTAAAATTGGCAATGAGTCTCTGGAAGTGAAGGCAATCACTAATAATACAACCATGCAAATGAAGGCCAATCATCTGGCCGGTGCCACGAACTATGTTGCCTATAGAATAGGTCAGAAGTCAGGCAGTAAGTCGGCGATCGAAGGTGGTTTCATTTTCGACGGTGTTCAGGACATGATTTCAATCCATCCGACCGCTGCTACCAACCCAATGTATGACCTGACTATATCTGCCTGGGTAGAACTTAAAAAAGGTGAAACTCAGTATCGCCATATCGTAGGTAACAATCAGTATTTTGCGACTTCGACTGGTGCCGGATCTGGACTTCGAGTGAAGGACGGTCAATTACAATTTTTCGTGACTGCCTGGACGGGTACAACTCAGCCAACATACACCGTGGGAATCGATACCAACATTTATAATTCTGGTCTTCACCATGTGGCCGGAACATATGATGGACGGGATTTAAAATTATATCTTGATGGTGTGTTTGTTAAACAATATGCGATTCCATTCTTCAATGCTGCACGCTACGAACTTTATCATGATGACTTCAGTAACTGGACCGTTGGAGCAGAAACTGATCTTAACAATGCTGGTGCTCCAGGATCGTTTTTTAACGGCGTGATTGATGAAGTTCAAATCTGGCATAAACCTCTAACTGAACAACAAATTTATTATGTATATGAGTACGGTGGTGCTCACTTGCCAGACGTGCTTAAAGATGGAATTCCTCCGACAGATCCAGGGATTTATCTTGCTAACGGCTTAACGACTTCATCCATGCCTTGGGCCTATTTCACAATGCCATCTTGTACCGGCGCGAATGGAATTGAAATCAATGCGATTTATGTAAACGTTGCTCCAAGCCCGGCGCCGAATGAAGATGATGAAGGCTGGCAGTTCTGTAGTTTAGATGCGGCCTACATTGTTTCATCATTAATTGATCGTGGTACATCTACTGTGAATGTTTACTTCCGAGATGAACAAGGTGATATCTCTGGCTCAACTTCATTCACATACACTTATCAGCCACCTGAAATGATCAATCCTCTGGCCTACTATTCGTTCAATGCGGCCGATAGAACTGGTAACTATTACTTCCACGACAAGGCGGGTACGAAGCATATCCGTGCAACGGTCACGGCCTATAATCCAGTCAGAGCAGGTAAAGTTGGAGATGGTTTTGGTAAGGCCCTGCCGGCAGATGGTATGTACTATAACGCCATTGAGGGGACTTATCGAGCAGAATACGATTCTGTGAAGGACTACTCAGTTGCCTTTTGGTATAGACCGTTTGAGGCGATTGTTGCTGATGAAGTCCTTCTTGATCAAGGTCAATATACAATTACCAGAACTATATCTGATACCATTGAAGTCACAACTCGGGCCGGTGGTAACTGGGTCAAACGAAGTGTGGCCCGTATTGCTCCTCAGAAGTGGAACCACATTGGAGTCATTCGTAAGAATAACTCTCTTAAAATTTACATCAACGGACGCGTCGACTCTTCTCACCTCATTTCAACCGGAAATCTTGATGCCAATATGGGCAAAATGAAAATGGGTGATTCAAAAGGTTACTATGATGAACTCGTTCTTTATGATTCGGCCCTGACAGATGCTCAACTTGCTTACGTTTACTACCATGGGGAGAAGAGCGAATCAATTGATGTCGTCGTTCCTAATCTTGTGGTTGCTCCGACTCCTCAGCATTATTGGAACTTTGATAATTCAACTTTTGCCGATCCTTACTTAAATTCTGTTACGAATCCTCTACCACTTAAAAAGTATAATGCTGTCGCCTCTAACCAGAGCGGGGTGAACTCTAAAGTAGGAGAAGGTTTCTTCTTCCAGCGCTTTGAAGATATGATTAATGGTGGAGAAGCAAATACCATTGGTAAACAACAGTACTTAGAATCTGATTCCGCTGCCCCTCTGGCCCTCGGACAAAATTTTACAATTTCAATGTGGGTGAAACAACCAACTCCTCGTGGTTATTATGCGACCGGTGCTTCGGCCGGCCACACTGATAGCACGGCGGTCTTTGATATGTGGGGTAATGATCCGGAAGATCGAGCTTTCTCTCTTACATATACAAGAGGGGTATCGGCACCTACCTCAAGTACTGCCTATGAATTCAAAGTGAAAATTGGCTCAATCGAATCAGTTGTAAGTACTAATGTCACCTATATCCTGGATTCGTTTGAGACCGCGTGGACACATTTAACGGTGAGAAGAAAAGATAAAATTCTAACGATTTTCGTGAATGGAGTAGAGTCAAGTTCAACCACTCTCATATCTTCTGCACCTGTGAACGTTCCAGAGATGACTCGTCTGCGCGTAGGTAACTCAAGTTTATATAGTTATTATAATATACCTGGTACTGTGACAGTTGCTTCAGGATCGACCAACGTCGTAGGTACCGGAACTCAATTTATGACGGATCTGTTTGAGCAAAAAACAGGTACTGTAACTGTGAGTGCCGGAACAACGGCCGTTGTGGGTAACGGAACCATGTTCTTGACACAATTTGCAGTCGGTAATCTTGTTCGTATCGCCGGGACTTATCATCAGATTGCGACCGTCACGGACAACTTAAACATGACGCTCTCAACACCTCATGTGGCCGGTGCTACTGACGATACAATTGCAAAACGTACGACGAATACGGTCAGAATCGGTCTAAGTAATTACACGATTGCAAGCATTACTGATGATACTCACTTGACCTTGAATACGGCCCATTCAACTGGTGTCACAAATGAATATCTTGGTCTCAACATCAATACTGCCAACGCTGCCGCCATCGATGAGTATGGTTTCAACGGTTACATTGATGAACTTGCGGTATGGGATTCGGCCCTGACTCAACGTCAGATTTATGATCTAAGTCTTAAGGGTAATGCAGGTACTGCAATTCCAGTTGAACCAATGGGAACGATCATTGGTGTGAATGGAAGCACGACGGTTAATACCGCCCGTGCAAAAATTAAGCTTAACGACTGCAATGGTTATTCTCATGTATGGATTGGTTTTGCAGGAGACGCGGCCCCAACTGATGCTTCGGTAGGAGACGCCACATATCCAGGATGGGTGGCATGTTCAGACGCCATGGAATTAGATTCTCCAGTTCTGGTGGGAGA
Encoded here:
- a CDS encoding LamG-like jellyroll fold domain-containing protein encodes the protein MKLLLIVSSEVLERPYHRETIYERLMLNKKLHWHFILPQLILFAACDKLARIEVSNIVNPDKVKPTITYVTTAPAALSGAQDFPLEFEVNDNPGGSGVKSVSLQYAPDGVVFKEIGTFDGGHRTINFCPPNKTHSKPTFKIIAEDKNKNISELNLGDVAGQNFTLTPTEPALPTVTSSNGLSTNSGNTKLLIDMCRPTSCTNGALYYEEPTNETFIAIGGTQPGAGDPAWISCEDVLDDGYDLPPFTGDGDFTYNVWVKTEDTDTDGTTPIVNVSDTSTAITIFRDGTPPDANFVTVATAMNSHSDFALSFNLSDATAGLGTSKIFYSPDSGDLGDYPYVELGTIVGGTPQTINFCVPNKTHPNGTFKIESADLTGNTTTITRSGFTITKTANPLLPAVLSMSTAGPLSAGSSNVRIDACKQRACSVGAFSYEAADNNVFIAVANSQPGASDPAWRSCSDVLTNGYNFTFPPQVGVGVYNTRLWVKSEGMDLDGSTPVATVSTSSVPLALPYDYTAPSLSGLDLGNIGSNRDLEIIGTNILTGYSQGSFRLSPICLDPSSIPAIQTNIAGTVSVSANNLTVLGTGTTFTTEFQPYDYTEINGVYTQIKSIQSDTQMTLNEIAGNNAALVGSGLTASKRMLSYGGIKVTKGEVGSPSPNAPGWQACDSVNQSIVYGNLVNGVNNLQFWLKDRFNNVSSAFLAYAVTYNAPILSVVGGPTISTDIADITINACGGGTKITQVLFNETGAQPLASDSNWQNCSTAIGALKSPQLSPGNHTLKAYFKYSDNFISENPVNVPVNYLPQVAWVESPLTIRPQTTYTLASCIGIDEVFVNQGAAPAAGAVGWQPCNTNPGGVSYLLGTTGSQTVNFWYKTGGVVSGDFSQVVVDFLPPYAYIFGGSIVNTVQPPLSISTCAGIPKIFIKTDDVTALPPTAGDFTSGGINCSTALNGITPPAVVGEGPHTYDVWFQFADGYILNPWFSRVDITYAAPDTTSPPITAGEGADVPLSLFLVNGDGDGSVPGVTETIENYASRAIFTLNTCQPKSSVALTGTVSVAAADKIVTGVGTQFTTQLAPNDFIQIGAQSLKIKSIESDTSLTLILNHAAGAAAVTANKVYPEDTISGMILTQSATAPNKNDPYWLACDNTAGALKTPSLTDGTYTLYAWFKDGAGNVSASSISKQVIISSSPDTTPPPRPPVIVEGAPTLTTAPARLTITSCTDVDQVYIETSAYPNPYVKPGIGLSGWQNCSEAIGSIVYDVDLAGSYTVSVWFKDAAGNINDTPRDVSFIFDPAIGNLPNPIAYWTMDKTHLNKNRVVDAKGTNHLYRWDTAQVTEVVGRNKQALKLSGTNSYLFTENTTTLKPAVSVTLSMWAYLTKNEAGTKGLAGNGSYGLKLQGGNLYFFASGEGNAVSVATSTYETGWRHLIGTSDGRYVKLYIDGQPVGTPVDLGSPANLVYGSSQLFVVGGLTNGSAPNPLNTGLFNEKIDEVVVWNQYFTDQMALDHYIDAFNNYKVRQDSTPSANIASATFYGEFLQNALITIPNCGDAKFIYINETTHPPLVDSPEWQLCNTTKGGIVHKNLSQGAHELKIWTKDEYDNISTGYLKLNTTITSIAYQPPGVLYYTLDDNQTHIADVFDIFSGQTAFSMGADPSQIAIQNEGYRFVRASSDFIERKYAYNAQPKEQVSMSIWVNLTANDNRQQVLGGTFSTGHGYGIEINQASNELRFKVSTGFGVRNAAILTSAYTSGFHNIIGTYDGQVVKLYLDGNVVDTHDYGSVSSVQYQCLGSFMVGAGSSCNTGPVAGTHFDGVLDEIVVWDSALTASTIYDFFNGQDTVPPEPVPVTPKNNDYNVGIPIARFNVSDCNDIASVYVSLTDTAPLSDVANWQACTTSGDKIRSPLLESGVNNVKVWFKDMAGNVSLTSYDLAMNFIYDFTIPDPNSYWTLDKVNVDGAVAFDVVNAKNGIITGAVETVGKVDEGRSFIGADEFIEVPFDSSFQPQNQVTLSAWFKVPSFGVAERVLVGNFNNGGYALVLQNNGLHFRVRVGGATEVITTSTGGLATDTWHHVVGIYDNGTLRLFVNGAEILPSVSAAATNKDIEYANSNSLVMGAGAPAATGNSGSFLTGGLDEVAFWDTALSDTVVAEIYDRGMEGDQVYYNVTPPEIPINLNITYYNSLVSRANLSVNSCTDLDYIIVTKDEFPPDKNDPDWQRCNTLVGGLLSKELETSDSFGKLWTKDNYGNVSRTFEYVPISTPYDKPISRPVVHWTFDNAHYVAGTKTAFDRLSQINLKSETLMKASGDACQHFQGIDPNNSALLTNQAGVLNQAFTFGIMNTYKNPTILRSNHPSNSKLKPLNKLSVAAWVYIVGNTASQDKHIVSNLYNGKGWALRIQAANVDDRGLRFTVITNQGTVEPYLETKNIATGWHLVVGTYDGQKASLFMDGIFVKSFSLPAPGQILYEPGVNTFVGSQASLTNLPTRWETYRAELVCGAASGVNTGNILNNSYYENKIDEIIVWEKSLSKLEVSSLYHNGADILYASDTVPPTLASLTLENTRPNMFSNKAYFSLSSCNLAGPLNNVISGVLVNEGTRPDKQDERWESCRTRLGSFGLENLTPGGHTITVWFKDLAGNVTPVSSDLVVDFIDGLLPSANAVWPLDATHTISKYSRDVIDNKVHDLLLVNIDTPLNPDAHAVTGKVNEGIDLAATSTTNGAFMSATSTKLLRPVNYFSVGGWFSLTQGDATTRVLVDHHTYSSATVRSGYKLYMTGGQLRLTTELDIAGTITMSAPMASITTGWHHVVGVFTGWEMKLYIDGVQVGTSGLLAERDFIRYDILTDFRVGAESENNVNPISFFDGMVDEIALWGFDMTPAQVTSVVNAPNSNSHIYAALPAPNNVDNAFIYHYDNFGSRARMTILDCTNTPYVYVNAQNAGAPHPADPDWRNCQAGPGAIISAKLPLNTTYVDVYAKNSDGIVSSAPGRKEILPVLYDYDLTLPITYLSFNEEHFTTVERDFIINAAGTRTGTPVRQSNNDGDALLLTAAQAVDTNTAKIYDLRDGLSFGLWVDLTQNDSSTRRIVARNGSAVLDDTSLLLEGGYLKFKLNVPLVTDYMRSTQTVEARYPTSQISTGKHFVVATYDGFDMKLYLDSTLVAAENIGDRNYNPTIKRIVDMDGIGGFKVGLGIVGQVDEFMVFDRPITEKEIIAWYRRYSDAITPGDTTPPAQGRGISVFASTFGTNWPTDNSNPYFTIDNCSDINGIYISLSATPPAFDAQGWQNCTTLEAYLKSPTLNAGSNTVYFYYRDAHGNVSAGQPVEVVYTVPPRPNPVAYWNFDDDSMVGEKNFEPVNWQMAHTYAITPSDYVAGGVGRAIQFDGLRKYVEVENNPVIKPVDELSINFWINVPTLIADRGAKTILSTRSVGHEGYEIRWSCNVPTLFDATTALTACPPTDLYRYEFFEFILNVNGQDVVLDYPQNQLGTGPMFISATFDGRYMKLYKNGNLLRKKDLGYEGMITYNASKNTSLTIGARAGDFEKPVGGYFRGVIDEVMIYNTALYQAHITDIYNNFILTNTRIYNPGLAVITPPNSRTTIYEPGKKSYGSRLKLTVSDCTDMNMVLVNNSLTAPAANDENWQPCNTMAGGITSAPMNYNTTVTPRVWAKSFTGQVSAGSGTANGETFVMSNFVTDIPRPKITWTMDSTFSGHTIGNEVRDSLSWSDGALDLIGTPTSTVTQLSGTFSIAPGTDMVSGNSTSFLGELEVGDRIKIGNESLEVKAITNNTTMQMKANHLAGATNYVAYRIGQKSGSKSAIEGGFIFDGVQDMISIHPTAATNPMYDLTISAWVELKKGETQYRHIVGNNQYFATSTGAGSGLRVKDGQLQFFVTAWTGTTQPTYTVGIDTNIYNSGLHHVAGTYDGRDLKLYLDGVFVKQYAIPFFNAARYELYHDDFSNWTVGAETDLNNAGAPGSFFNGVIDEVQIWHKPLTEQQIYYVYEYGGAHLPDVLKDGIPPTDPGIYLANGLTTSSMPWAYFTMPSCTGANGIEINAIYVNVAPSPAPNEDDEGWQFCSLDAAYIVSSLIDRGTSTVNVYFRDEQGDISGSTSFTYTYQPPEMINPLAYYSFNAADRTGNYYFHDKAGTKHIRATVTAYNPVRAGKVGDGFGKALPADGMYYNAIEGTYRAEYDSVKDYSVAFWYRPFEAIVADEVLLDQGQYTITRTISDTIEVTTRAGGNWVKRSVARIAPQKWNHIGVIRKNNSLKIYINGRVDSSHLISTGNLDANMGKMKMGDSKGYYDELVLYDSALTDAQLAYVYYHGEKSESIDVVVPNLVVAPTPQHYWNFDNSTFADPYLNSVTNPLPLKKYNAVASNQSGVNSKVGEGFFFQRFEDMINGGEANTIGKQQYLESDSAAPLALGQNFTISMWVKQPTPRGYYATGASAGHTDSTAVFDMWGNDPEDRAFSLTYTRGVSAPTSSTAYEFKVKIGSIESVVSTNVTYILDSFETAWTHLTVRRKDKILTIFVNGVESSSTTLISSAPVNVPEMTRLRVGNSSLYSYYNIPGTVTVASGSTNVVGTGTQFMTDLFEQKTGTVTVSAGTTAVVGNGTMFLTQFAVGNLVRIAGTYHQIATVTDNLNMTLSTPHVAGATDDTIAKRTTNTVRIGLSNYTIASITDDTHLTLNTAHSTGVTNEYLGLNINTANAAAIDEYGFNGYIDELAVWDSALTQRQIYDLSLKGNAGTAIPVEPMGTIIGVNGSTTVNTARAKIKLNDCNGYSHVWIGFAGDAAPTDASVGDATYPGWVACSDAMELDSPVLVGDSLNNLRIWFMTGNVVSSYTYDVGVTQATGDTTPPAIPIMVMLNSDPTTESFARFTITSCADIAAVFVGESGTTPTAHQSGWQPCTTSAGAILSQALTAGLNNISVWFKDAANNMTSNTDYSLTYNEPALPTAALHMTMDDAQIIAATNFQREVITNELAKGVNPANLSAGRVGMVNEAVNFTTNAYYDMAYSQLTLTNTLSFFTWVNVSAPGMDSHLIGRWDGTAANDSFAVRIDNTGRLCLDLQTTASSGVWNTLSYKRVCSSAKVPFATWHHVGVTRNGGTIQFYIDNASAGFETVNSADFAPSTLGLRVGAQARGSGTFATEGMLDELALWAQVLTNDQRGVVYAKGLKDQRLFNEPAPIDPAVSPDHYWKFETGSALTDQTGVLNFTLNSGATITTVGGQVDDFMTFVAAESDVIQTPPTNLNLNADFTMSVWVNPTTLVASDIVNKWDTTTPVQQSFRLSMSAAGIITFHYQTTAVGSIASVQSIPAGSWTQITVARRGAALYLYLNGYVQNVVNIGIDPIVNASSIPFSVGGNGFNSSNYFNGAIDDLAIYQSYLKERKVRFNIEKGIMGDPLIP